Proteins encoded within one genomic window of Pseudomonas cannabina:
- a CDS encoding site-specific integrase, with the protein MATIVKTDAGTWKALVRKTGWPANAKTFRTKRDAEDWARRTEDEMVRGVYIQRSGSERMTLAMALKRYLAEISPTKKPTTQRAEATKAKQLISHLGKYSMAALSAEIIANYRDSRLASITHRGKPTSNNTVRLELALLSHLYTVAIQEWGLGLSFNPVLNIRKPSPGQGRDRRLSAEEERRLLAAVNAHSNPMLGWIVRIALETGMRSSEITSLRRHQVDLKKRVVRLSDTKNDSARTVPLTRLATDTFQLAMSNPIRPIDCDLVFFGEPGKDDKRSAYAFTKTWGKLKTKLGMPDLRFHDLRHEAVSRLVEGGLSDQEVSAISGHKSMQMLKRYTHLRAEDLVGKLDKLETRNS; encoded by the coding sequence ATGGCCACCATCGTCAAAACAGACGCTGGCACTTGGAAAGCCCTGGTGCGGAAAACCGGCTGGCCCGCCAACGCGAAGACCTTTCGCACCAAGCGTGATGCCGAAGACTGGGCCCGTCGCACAGAAGATGAAATGGTCAGAGGCGTGTACATCCAGAGAAGTGGGTCCGAACGCATGACTCTGGCCATGGCATTAAAACGCTACCTGGCAGAGATCAGCCCAACGAAGAAACCGACGACTCAGCGCGCGGAGGCAACCAAGGCCAAACAGCTGATCAGCCATTTGGGGAAGTACTCAATGGCAGCGCTTTCTGCAGAAATCATCGCCAATTACCGAGATTCGCGCCTAGCCTCGATCACGCATCGCGGCAAGCCAACAAGCAACAACACTGTGCGCTTGGAACTTGCCCTTCTGAGCCACCTGTACACCGTGGCAATCCAGGAGTGGGGTTTGGGGTTAAGTTTCAACCCAGTGCTGAACATCCGCAAGCCAAGCCCCGGCCAAGGTAGAGATCGACGCCTTTCTGCCGAAGAGGAACGCCGGTTACTGGCCGCAGTGAATGCGCACAGCAATCCGATGCTTGGCTGGATTGTTCGAATCGCCTTGGAGACCGGCATGCGCTCGTCGGAGATAACATCGTTGCGCCGACATCAAGTCGATCTGAAAAAGCGCGTGGTGCGCCTCTCTGACACTAAGAACGATAGCGCCCGCACTGTGCCGCTGACCCGGCTAGCCACCGACACGTTCCAATTGGCGATGAGCAACCCTATTCGCCCAATCGATTGCGATCTAGTGTTTTTTGGGGAGCCTGGCAAAGACGATAAGCGCAGCGCGTATGCCTTTACCAAGACATGGGGCAAGCTGAAGACCAAGCTAGGAATGCCTGACCTACGCTTTCATGACCTTCGTCATGAAGCAGTCAGCCGGTTGGTAGAGGGTGGCCTTTCTGACCAGGAGGTTTCTGCCATCAGCGGGCATAAGTCGATGCAGATGCTCAAGCGCTACACGCATCTACGAGCAGAGGATCTGGTAGGCAAATTGGATAAGCTGGAGACAAGAAACTCCTAA
- the trfA gene encoding plasmid replication initiator TrfA codes for MLTSWPDEVRGVPNVTLRSALFGSSRSASNAFLQRAEIYTQRPTQMRYSGPRLDQGDLDVWITLLHIARQKQMGTSFKTSAYELLKLQGKTDAGSNRKTLYKRLFRLAAGTLEISAKCHSYTGGLIDSIHRNDQEQKLVITLNLELSNLFGPNDFTHIDWSVRRTLNSKPLAQWLHGYFSTHAEPYPVSIGTLMMMASSINSSASSREQNLRRALDALKDASNLHGQTFSYEISSGNVYVTKTPTSSQARHIARKASGYESKQ; via the coding sequence GTGCTGACAAGCTGGCCAGACGAAGTGAGAGGCGTACCCAATGTCACTCTCCGGTCTGCGCTTTTCGGGTCCAGTCGCTCCGCTAGCAACGCCTTCCTACAGCGCGCTGAAATTTACACTCAGAGGCCTACGCAAATGAGATATTCGGGACCACGGTTGGACCAGGGCGATTTAGATGTCTGGATCACGTTGTTGCATATCGCTCGCCAAAAGCAGATGGGGACATCGTTTAAAACCAGCGCATACGAGCTTCTGAAACTACAAGGGAAGACGGATGCCGGGAGTAATAGGAAAACTCTCTACAAGCGTTTGTTCCGGCTGGCAGCAGGCACGCTCGAGATAAGTGCAAAGTGTCATTCCTATACGGGAGGTCTGATTGACTCGATCCATAGAAACGATCAGGAGCAGAAGCTGGTTATCACGCTGAACCTTGAGCTCTCTAACCTATTCGGGCCAAATGACTTCACCCACATCGATTGGTCCGTCCGCAGGACTTTGAACTCTAAACCGCTAGCACAGTGGCTACATGGGTATTTCTCCACCCATGCTGAGCCCTACCCTGTATCAATTGGCACACTGATGATGATGGCAAGCAGCATCAATAGCTCTGCGTCCAGCCGTGAACAGAATCTTCGAAGAGCATTGGACGCGCTTAAGGACGCGAGCAATCTGCATGGACAGACGTTTAGCTACGAAATCAGCAGTGGCAACGTGTATGTCACAAAAACCCCAACCAGTAGCCAAGCCAGGCATATTGCGAGGAAAGCCAGCGGCTATGAGAGCAAACAATAG
- a CDS encoding sensor domain-containing protein has protein sequence MRGVTINISDRDALRLSEGKFASVFAQCPDAMIIASLVDGHILNANEAFVEQTGIAVDEAIGKTPTELDLWAVPGMGPNILVQLQNGDIHNLEIPFRRKNGQTFSGLMSAQPFDMGATPALLVIVRDITQLKQAQQQLQLSEEKFANAFHATPDGLSITRQKDGMLLEVNEGFCRITGYSEQHCLEHSTFDLGVWADLNDRHTMIERLKSHGQVRDFRTRLRDASGNIRICEVSSQPLVIAGEDCVLTITRDITQHQQMQEKLHLAATVFESTAEGVLITDTDQRITAVNRAFTEITGYGESDAIGLTPRLLASGQHDSAFYASMWHQLTAEGHWQGEISNRRKDGELYPSWLTISAVRSKDGLLTHFVAVFADISSLKQAQARLDYQAHHDPLTGLPNRTLFENRLQSALLHCEESGGLGAVLFLDLDRFKHINDSLGHPVGDLLLKGIAHRLKESLRDIDTVARVGGDEFIALLPGLLQPSDALTIANKLLACFNAPFEAGEHELFISPSIGSCLFPDDGTDVATLVKNADAAMYRSKAKGRNRVESYTRDLTVQASERIALEQELRRALDRNQFSLAYQPKICLLTQALVGAEALIRWSHPTFGDVPPENFIPLAEENGMILQIGDWVLEQACRQMGKWRKTRQPFGPLSVNLAGAQLRQPNLVEHIETLLADNGLVPGCLQLEITENFIMSQTQEALAVLHKLKTLGVQLAIDDFGTGYSSLSYLKRLPLDILKIDQSFVRGLPDDTHDAAIVRAIIALGRSLQLTVIAEGVETREQQQFLASEGCEQMQGYLTSLPLPAEEFSARFLLMNLSDVSDSTAVKPPL, from the coding sequence ATGCGAGGAGTAACGATCAATATCAGTGACCGGGATGCACTGCGCCTGTCCGAAGGCAAGTTTGCCTCGGTTTTTGCTCAGTGCCCGGACGCGATGATCATCGCCAGTCTTGTCGACGGGCATATCCTGAATGCCAACGAGGCATTCGTGGAGCAGACAGGTATCGCGGTGGATGAAGCCATCGGCAAAACCCCCACTGAACTGGATCTCTGGGCAGTGCCCGGCATGGGGCCAAACATTCTGGTGCAACTGCAAAACGGTGATATCCATAATCTGGAAATACCTTTTCGACGCAAAAACGGTCAGACTTTTTCCGGCCTCATGTCCGCCCAGCCTTTCGACATGGGCGCAACGCCCGCACTACTGGTGATCGTTCGCGACATTACCCAGCTCAAACAAGCCCAGCAGCAATTGCAGCTCTCCGAAGAAAAGTTCGCCAACGCCTTCCATGCCACGCCTGACGGGCTGTCGATCACCCGCCAAAAAGACGGAATGCTGCTGGAGGTCAATGAAGGGTTCTGTCGCATTACCGGCTACAGCGAGCAGCACTGCCTTGAGCACTCAACGTTCGACCTCGGCGTGTGGGCTGACCTGAATGATCGCCACACAATGATTGAACGGCTTAAAAGCCACGGCCAGGTGCGGGATTTCAGAACCCGGCTTCGCGACGCCAGCGGTAATATCCGGATATGCGAAGTGTCATCGCAGCCGCTGGTGATCGCAGGTGAGGACTGCGTGCTGACAATCACGCGGGACATTACCCAGCACCAGCAAATGCAGGAAAAACTGCATCTGGCAGCAACCGTCTTCGAAAGCACCGCCGAAGGGGTGCTGATCACCGACACCGACCAGCGCATCACGGCGGTCAACCGCGCGTTCACTGAAATCACCGGCTACGGCGAGAGCGACGCTATCGGCCTGACGCCTCGCCTGCTCGCCTCAGGTCAGCATGACAGCGCATTCTACGCGTCGATGTGGCACCAACTGACCGCCGAAGGTCACTGGCAGGGCGAGATCAGTAACCGACGCAAGGATGGCGAGCTTTACCCGAGCTGGCTGACCATCAGCGCCGTGCGCAGCAAAGACGGCCTGCTGACGCATTTCGTTGCCGTATTCGCCGATATCTCCAGCCTTAAGCAAGCGCAGGCACGACTCGACTACCAGGCGCATCACGACCCACTCACCGGCCTGCCCAATCGAACCCTGTTCGAGAATCGCCTCCAGTCAGCGCTATTGCACTGCGAAGAGTCCGGCGGCCTTGGCGCAGTGCTGTTCCTTGATCTGGACCGCTTCAAGCACATCAATGACAGCCTCGGTCATCCGGTCGGCGATCTGCTGCTGAAAGGCATCGCTCATCGCCTCAAGGAGAGCCTGCGGGACATCGACACCGTCGCGCGGGTCGGCGGTGACGAGTTCATCGCTTTGCTGCCCGGCCTGCTGCAACCCAGCGACGCCCTGACCATCGCCAACAAACTGCTGGCCTGCTTCAACGCTCCCTTCGAAGCCGGTGAGCACGAACTGTTCATCAGCCCGAGCATCGGCAGTTGCCTGTTCCCTGACGACGGCACCGACGTCGCGACGCTGGTCAAAAACGCCGACGCCGCCATGTATCGGTCCAAAGCCAAGGGCCGCAACCGGGTCGAAAGCTACACCCGCGACCTGACCGTCCAGGCCAGCGAACGCATTGCGCTGGAGCAGGAACTGAGGCGCGCACTGGACCGCAACCAGTTCAGCCTGGCCTATCAGCCCAAGATCTGCCTGTTGACCCAAGCGCTGGTCGGTGCCGAAGCACTGATTCGCTGGAGCCACCCGACCTTCGGCGACGTGCCCCCGGAAAACTTCATCCCGCTGGCCGAAGAGAACGGCATGATCCTGCAAATCGGCGACTGGGTGCTGGAGCAGGCTTGCCGGCAAATGGGCAAATGGCGCAAAACCCGTCAGCCCTTCGGCCCCCTGTCGGTCAACCTCGCAGGCGCCCAGCTGCGCCAGCCAAATCTGGTCGAACACATCGAAACACTGCTCGCCGACAACGGCCTGGTGCCCGGCTGCCTGCAACTGGAAATCACTGAAAACTTCATCATGAGCCAGACGCAGGAAGCACTGGCCGTGCTGCACAAACTTAAGACCCTCGGCGTGCAACTGGCCATCGACGACTTCGGCACCGGCTACTCATCGCTGAGCTACCTCAAACGCCTGCCACTGGACATTCTCAAGATCGACCAATCCTTTGTCCGGGGCCTGCCCGACGACACCCACGACGCCGCCATTGTCCGCGCCATCATCGCACTGGGCCGAAGCCTGCAACTGACCGTGATCGCTGAAGGCGTCGAAACCCGCGAGCAGCAACAATTCCTCGCCAGCGAAGGCTGCGAACAGATGCAAGGCTACCTCACCAGCCTCCCCCTCCCCGCCGAAGAATTCAGCGCGAGGTTTCTTCTTATGAATCTTTCGGACGTTTCGGATAGCACAGCCGTGAAACCACCGTTATAA
- a CDS encoding Shedu anti-phage system protein SduA domain-containing protein produces MNEEEKTASPAKKITMAFMQEVMNNYLGPLWQYVQQNPNLIKTAPGFLLKPEEIVVYIGQTHIAVEYIGSEIAEKLNSDGLLNLRYHDYSVKKCNLFEKIIGFEYDSTASRVSSMPLPPFSEDLVFPTNKGWEKLTELKWNFAAQNSIMGFNVPSPEPMKGQFTRIVNGMFFDADDSGLRTRHIKWLDFFPIHFDSSDEKFDRIGFNLEEIRKLVEYDAHYSYPMPDDYKYIQLPKINRFIEVWGSSKSTEPHITSHLSKEENKFILTMKFGAKDVFSELICEWQSEKRNAIRPDFFVLQPNGYADIVEFKLPEIDKGFIVGGQNRETFSSWLNSYISQTRVYATYFDDPNNRRWFEEKYGFKVHKPRRWLVVGRRSDFESDVWREIMSDHQGLEIITFDDLIDGVVVQFYK; encoded by the coding sequence ATGAACGAAGAAGAGAAAACAGCTTCTCCAGCGAAAAAAATAACAATGGCCTTTATGCAAGAGGTGATGAATAATTATCTGGGCCCGCTTTGGCAATACGTACAACAAAATCCGAATCTCATCAAAACAGCCCCTGGTTTCCTATTAAAACCTGAGGAAATTGTTGTATACATTGGCCAAACTCACATCGCTGTAGAGTACATAGGATCTGAGATTGCTGAGAAGCTGAATTCTGACGGGTTACTGAACCTGAGATATCATGATTACTCGGTGAAAAAGTGCAATCTTTTCGAAAAAATCATTGGTTTTGAATATGACTCGACCGCAAGTCGTGTATCTTCAATGCCCTTGCCACCATTCAGTGAGGACCTAGTCTTCCCGACAAATAAAGGTTGGGAAAAACTCACAGAGTTGAAATGGAACTTTGCAGCTCAAAATAGCATTATGGGTTTTAACGTACCAAGCCCAGAACCTATGAAAGGGCAATTTACCAGAATCGTAAACGGAATGTTTTTCGACGCTGACGACTCTGGATTGAGGACCAGACATATAAAGTGGCTAGATTTCTTCCCTATCCATTTTGATAGTAGCGATGAAAAATTTGATCGCATCGGCTTCAATCTAGAGGAAATTAGAAAACTTGTAGAGTATGATGCTCACTACTCTTACCCTATGCCGGATGACTACAAATATATTCAGCTACCGAAAATAAATAGATTCATCGAAGTATGGGGGAGTTCCAAAAGCACGGAGCCTCATATAACTTCTCACTTATCTAAAGAAGAAAATAAATTTATACTAACAATGAAATTTGGAGCAAAGGATGTGTTTTCTGAATTGATTTGCGAATGGCAGAGCGAAAAAAGGAATGCTATAAGACCAGATTTTTTTGTTCTGCAGCCCAACGGTTACGCAGACATTGTCGAATTCAAACTTCCCGAAATTGACAAAGGCTTCATTGTCGGCGGTCAAAACAGAGAAACATTTTCTTCGTGGCTAAATTCATATATTTCTCAGACCAGGGTGTACGCTACCTACTTTGATGATCCGAACAATCGAAGATGGTTTGAAGAAAAGTATGGATTTAAAGTTCACAAGCCTCGCAGATGGCTCGTCGTAGGACGCAGAAGCGATTTTGAGTCTGATGTATGGCGGGAAATCATGTCAGATCATCAGGGCTTAGAGATAATAACTTTTGACGATTTGATAGATGGAGTTGTAGTGCAGTTCTATAAATGA
- a CDS encoding XRE family transcriptional regulator, whose translation MIEVEAGRGYVYTDLSDPEAEEMLVKAQTVSSIIRLIEEKGLSLGDAARLACVPQVQLSKLLIGRFQTNALSDLEEMRKKIRDGKNT comes from the coding sequence ATGATTGAGGTCGAAGCAGGTCGCGGCTACGTATACACTGATCTTAGCGACCCAGAAGCGGAGGAAATGCTGGTCAAAGCACAAACGGTCTCCTCAATAATCCGACTCATCGAGGAAAAAGGGCTGTCACTTGGTGACGCTGCACGACTGGCGTGCGTTCCACAGGTGCAGTTAAGCAAGCTTCTGATCGGTCGCTTTCAAACTAACGCCCTGAGCGATTTGGAAGAGATGCGCAAAAAAATCCGGGATGGCAAAAACACATGA
- a CDS encoding MarR family transcriptional regulator, with amino-acid sequence MADILARDVISDRPKNMPEIDWQLQNLDRWDSNIEFAIRSLLSPNGAPFEGAESLCGALESIRDLFRLMRHFRPLRTKALRDFDAAIDDRTRPQDGGYCELCWRVSIRSNRLQELVAQQRYEVGEIVRSGQCQLSAEEQDARLADAWMLESSLKLSPSSTLISKAEAAKLRVVFERFRIEKIVAGNLSYRYCAVHKPGSAKYHADLRYKVAFHNHLSALGRSGRSEFAFNFLPPSSPDIQEIRKLAYDQVHSGLHVVTTGKPSSLGLREKVWLMHEEGISQSEMARRLGISRQAISKAKKSLELLMNTHHAGSYINPLTGEAQVPEPIRKAIRDAAMKGLSITVIAKEVGLSKGTVDGLVRLMGISEHAKSKC; translated from the coding sequence ATGGCTGATATTCTGGCTCGCGATGTTATATCCGATAGACCAAAAAATATGCCGGAGATCGACTGGCAGCTCCAGAACTTGGATCGCTGGGACTCAAATATTGAGTTCGCCATTCGTAGTTTGCTTAGCCCGAACGGGGCGCCGTTCGAGGGTGCGGAATCGCTTTGCGGGGCTTTGGAATCTATACGTGACTTGTTTCGATTGATGCGCCACTTCAGACCCCTGCGTACAAAGGCATTGAGAGACTTTGATGCCGCTATAGATGACCGGACCCGTCCACAGGATGGCGGTTACTGTGAGCTTTGTTGGCGTGTAAGCATTCGGTCCAACAGACTGCAGGAGCTTGTAGCTCAGCAGCGTTACGAGGTGGGCGAAATTGTCCGTTCAGGTCAGTGTCAGCTCTCTGCTGAAGAACAGGACGCCAGACTAGCAGACGCTTGGATGCTGGAAAGCAGCCTCAAGCTTTCTCCATCCAGTACTTTGATATCGAAAGCAGAGGCTGCAAAGCTACGCGTCGTATTCGAGCGGTTTCGTATCGAGAAAATCGTGGCGGGGAACCTAAGCTACCGGTACTGCGCCGTACACAAGCCCGGATCGGCTAAATACCATGCCGACTTACGCTACAAGGTTGCGTTTCATAATCATCTATCTGCACTCGGCAGGTCGGGAAGATCTGAGTTTGCGTTCAATTTTCTGCCTCCCAGCTCCCCTGATATCCAGGAAATAAGAAAGCTCGCCTATGACCAGGTGCACTCAGGCTTGCACGTTGTGACGACAGGTAAGCCCTCATCACTTGGGCTACGCGAAAAAGTTTGGCTCATGCACGAAGAGGGCATCAGCCAATCAGAGATGGCGAGGCGATTGGGAATATCGCGTCAGGCGATATCAAAAGCCAAGAAAAGCCTAGAGTTATTGATGAATACACACCATGCAGGCAGCTACATCAACCCGCTAACCGGCGAGGCGCAGGTTCCAGAACCAATTAGAAAGGCGATAAGGGATGCCGCCATGAAAGGGCTATCGATCACGGTAATCGCTAAGGAAGTGGGTCTTAGCAAAGGTACAGTTGACGGACTGGTACGTCTGATGGGGATCTCTGAGCATGCGAAATCAAAGTGCTAG